The sequence TTTCTTCAAAAGGTAAGCCTTTCTCTTCATATAAAGTTTTaattattgatttattaattgcccgtttaatgactttgctagagtattaaacaaacaagttaataaagagcatgtataactaagtatacgtttatatatatatattcgtttttattatatatatatatactgttttcttatgatgcataatatttaattgaagttaaattttactgcaacttttaataatcctattaacagttataaatgagtttttatttacaaagaattaatatcttcttttaattaaaaacatacaaataatttataacaatttattaagtcaaaattttatgatattcaatgttatttcaagatataccttgaataatacataaacatttctcttatctcataagtttttaataagttaacatttctttcttttaatttttatttacactaaaaattaaaacataacataacataacatgatctctcatcaaaaaaaaaaaaactttttaaaaaaaaaaaatattattaatttttttttttataattacaaagatgtatatatatattaataaacaaacaaaaaaaaataattttatatttttttttttttttttttttcttttaatttataggattagcgtcagtgcatggctaacttgtacgtatacaactagcaactagcttagcatgctacaaaaggttaataataccttttattaaccaatataTTACTTGTGTggttaacaaaaaaatatattagcaTTTTGTGATATAAAATTAGCTTGCTATTTaggaaaatataattcaGTAATGCACTGACACtagttataaaatatatatatatatatatatatacatagctatatttttttttgttaattttaatctttatatatctttgtaatttaaaaaaaaataattttatttttttttttttttcttttggaAATCTGTTTATGTTTTGAGTTGAAAggttattaattattaatggaaagataaaaattaatgtataaaaatataatgtttatgttatattcgatttgtatattttgaaataacattaaataactagaagtttaatttttgttatttgctATGACTTAATTTTGtgtttgtatttttaattaaaagaatatacttattctttgtaaataagaatatatttgtaaaagtaaaaatatgtCTGATAAGCAAAATATTATtgtttaattcaaattaaatgttatatattataaatgttgctatgtatataataaaataagtatatatatatatatatatatatatatatacaaattcgcatatttagttatacattctctttattaatttgtttgcttAATATCCTAGTAGAGTCATTTAACaagtaattaataaatcaactAACGACTCTTTgtattaaaatatgtataattgTATTAATTTAAAGCTCAGAAAACTTCCAAATCctttaagaaaaattttaacaatCAATTTAATAAACTAGAATCTTTAttgttatttaattttattttatatgaatttattctttttataggTTATAaactctttttttattatgataatatagataaatatatatttataactattattaatcttttcttttttcttattgaaatattatcatttttttctgaaaaaatatatatatgcatgtgcccaattttatattatgatTTTCCTTCATAGTTAAAATCTTAATAAAATCATTATGTTATcatcaaaataaaattaaaattattatttattgcattctttatacaaaaatttaaatttattattaatgtatacatttttcttatcttttcatttattttttttcacttttttttcctaggaatttttattataagataataatttttttatgaaaaaattgatGCATGCACAAATTTCTAATTTGGACTTTATCAATTCCTATAACTAAACATTATTTATTATGCATCATTATAGTGttgaattataataaaaaaataaattgtgATTGAGaaaatttatcatatatataaaaaacatcACCAGTTATGTTATCTTTAACGTTTATCGAATATTATATATCTTAAAAACCtatagaattattattatcacacttataatttaaattaaaaagtaattattttaatattttcttcttctcttttctattattatcacaactaataatatataaatatattcattacAAAAATACagtttaaaataattagCATTGTTTATTGCATgaacattatttttaatttattcttcatttaaaattttaatatttgaattatttccttcttttttttaaaataaaaaattagcaATACTtgaaatttttgttttaaaagaaattattaagATATATACTGAATTCTTAATATCAAATATTCAATTAATGCATGttcaatatttattaatcaattatattttaataatattaacacataacatttttatgaatattttaaatgataaattaaataagatGTTTGAATGTAATTATTTTCcctaaaaattttaacatttattattattacatagaattttaaaatatttattaaataatttattttttatttaagccgctaatattatttatttcaataaatacatatatttaaataagaaaaaaaaatgaacaggaaaaaaaatgttatctCTAATATTGTTTTATATCTCAGATACCACTCCCTTGTAGCTAAAGATTTCCTTATTACATATATGCcaactttaaaaatatacaataaagaagagaaaaaaaaagtatttaattATCTTACGAGGTTTCTTATGTTCACCTTTTTAGTTTGGATACTACAATGTTTTAATAGTGTAGGATAATTATAATActtgaaaatatttatgttttttagccattactattttttttaattataattttattaacatgaaaaattatttttttttatactgaatatttttttacaattttagTTGGTTTCTTTTAGATCGTGGAATTacgaaaatgaattaaaaaacgTACTTAATTTAGGAATTAAAAGATCATTAacggaaaataaaaatatggaaaTGCAATCAAAAGAAGGATCAAACTTCTGCGAACATGTAGTTGTAACAGAAGAAACTTTAGAATCATGGAATGAGCAAAATGCTATAAGGGGAAGTATAGATGCAAAAGAAGGAAATGAAATAGatataaaagagaaaaatcaAAAAGTAAAACTTAATGAAAGAATTTTAGGAATAtgcaaaaataattttaaactaATTACATTTTCTATTGTTTTTATCTTATCAATTTGTTCCTTTATGTTTGCTGTATTATATGCTACAAATAGTGTAAATATTTACCTTCCGATTTATGAGTTATCTAGTTTatctattttaattatttcaatACTTTTAGCTTACGAGGAAATCAAAATTAAACGTAAAAGCAAATTTAAGTAGCTTAtcttattgatttattaattgcctgtATAATGACTTTACTAGGAtgttaaacaaacaaattaataaaaagaatgtataactaaatatacggatttttatatatatatatttattttattatatatatatggcatcttataatatataatatttaatttaaattaaacaATTTTGTATTGTTTAGCAGACatgtttacttttataaatgtatttttattaaaaaaaaatgagtatattcttttaatttagaaacacacacaaaaatttataacaaataacaaaaattaaactctAAGTCATTCAAcgatatttcaaaaaatataaattgaaTACAACATAAACTTTATATTGTttatacattaatttttatctcttaatttaaaattaataatcttTTAACTTAAAACTCTAACAacttccaaaaaaaaaaaattaaaattatctttttttttttttaaattacaaagatatatataaaaataaacaaaaaaaaaatgtagctatatatatatatatatatattttataactaGAGTCAGTACATGGATGGCTTGTATTTTCTTAACTAGTAagctaattttatattacaaaagtttaacattatttattaatcatACTCTACTACATAGGTGGAAATAATGATATTACTAATAATTTGCTCTCTTTGACTTGTTTTATAACTTCTAGccctttttatatttctttactTATTCTTCTATCTTTATTACTTAAACTTCCAAATTGTAAAAGGTTATTTCTATCacaaatatagaaataatattttggTTTTAATACTTTCGTAGTATCTAATTTCCTTTTATGATTATCAATCACTTGTATTAGGTTTTTCACTtgtcttttatatatatcattaattttattattagtcaataaaagatgttattaacattttataatatataaagatagTTTACCAGTAAATAGTGTGCAAGTTCGCCATGCACTGGCTCtagttatataaaaaaaatatatacatatatatatagctatatttttttttttttgtttattttatgtatatacatctgtgtaatttaaaaaatacatttatttttctttttttttttttgtaagtTGTGTGAAGTTTCGAATTAGGAGgtaatcattttttaattaaaatataaaaaatgaatgcaTGAATATATgatgtttatgttatatttgATTAATATactttgaaataacattgaataattgAGAGTAATTCTTATCACTTGTTACAACTTAATTTtgtgtatgtttttaattaaaagaatatacttattctttgtatATAAGAATAcattttaaaagtaaaaacgTCTGTTAAGCAATATACGATTtcttaattcaaattaaatggcgcatattataaatattactataaatatagtaaaataaatatatatatacataaatattcatatatttagttatacattctctttattaatttgtttgttcaatACCTAGCAaagtggttaataaaagatgttattaaccttttataatGCATTAAGTTAGTTTAATAGTCGTGTATGTACAagttaaaaagagaattaatttttacttacataaaaacttaatatatgaaaaagtataatgtttatgaTGTGTTCAATGTGCATATGTTGAAGtaataatgaataaattagagttttaatttttgttatttgttataaatttagtgtatgtatttaataaaagaatatacttattctttgtaaatagaaacacatttataaaagtaaacaCATGTCTGTTAAGTAATATAGAATAATTTaatgtataatatatatattatacattatataatgctcatatatatataataaaaataagtatatatatatatataaatgtacatttagttatatatgctctttattaatttgattGTTCAGTacttggttaataaaaggtattattaaccttttgtagcatgctaagctagttgctagttgtatacgtacaagttagccatgcactgacgctagtcttataaaaaaaaaaaaaataaagttattttttttttgtttgtttatttatatatatatacatctttgtaattaaaaaaaaaaaaaaaaaattaatatattttttttttttgggagttttgaatgttatgttatgttatgttatgttataatatgttttaatttttagtgtaaataaaaattaaaagaaagaaatgttaacttattaaaaacttaagagataagagaaatgtttatgtattattcaatgtatatcttgaaataacattgaatatcataaaattttgacttaataaattgtt is a genomic window of Plasmodium relictum strain SGS1 genome assembly, contig: PRELSG_00_v1_57, whole genome shotgun sequence containing:
- a CDS encoding fam-h protein, with product MNRKKNVISNIVLYLRYHSLVAKDFLITYMPTLKIYNKEEKKKVFNYLTRFLMFTFLLVSFRSWNYENELKNVLNLGIKRSLTENKNMEMQSKEGSNFCEHVVVTEETLESWNEQNAIRGSIDAKEGNEIDIKEKNQKVKLNERILGICKNNFKLITFSIVFILSICSFMFAVLYATNSVNIYLPIYELSSLSILIISILLAYEEIKIKRKSKFK